TGATGACGTCATTCTGTACAGAACAGTGTGATGACACTCGTGGCCGTCACGCCGCTGCTTCCTCTCCGATTAACGTAAAGCGACTCTGGAGCTAGACTGAAATGTAAAGCAAGAAAGATTATTCAAGATGGTAAGAATAAGCAGAAAACACAAATGCCTTTAATTTGGTCAGGTGTCATACAGAAAGCGGCGTCAGAAAATCGAATCAAAGTGAACATCAGTGCGAGTCCATGAGCCACATTTACAGTGCTGGTGGTTTCAGTAGTGCGCACTCTTGAGGTTGTCTAGATCTCTGATATGTATATTTGCTGTTTAACCTCCTCAGTGTGGTCCTTTCGGGTGTGGACCAAAACAACCACGCTTCGATTGCAACGAAAACACGATTCAATCCCGATTTGACTCAATTGCAGGAAGTCAGCGGATCCACCCTTTCGCCACGTGCACCtcagtaaatgtgttttctgCACTATGAAACCAAATCGGGCCGAACAGAAAACCACGAATATCACTTTTTCTAAAATCAGAAAGTTTCCATAGTTTCCCCAGTAGTTCAGAGTTTCATTCACTTTGTTCACtgattctttctctctcttttattcagTACGTCCTGGCTGTCGGGAGCTCTGTTTTCAGCGCCATGTTTTATGGCGACCTTGCCGAGGGAGACTCCGAGATCCAGATACCAGATGTGGAACCGGCTGCTTTTTTAATCCTGCTGAAGTAAGACTCCCTAATCACCGCTGGGTTAAAAATAACAGCGTTACCCTGCTGTCCAGCCAGCAATTGAGGCTGGAGCACTAATGCCTCAGCGGATCTGCCCTCTTATTTCTCTGCTATTAGACTTGACTGATGTGTGATCTGCCTTGAAATGGGTAGGAAAGATGACTTAGGGCAGCAGGAATGAGGCTCAGGGCAAGATGATCACTTTTCTATCTGTCGGAAACACATCAGCTACGTTCGTTAAAGAGCTTGTCGTATAACGCGGTTTTAAGGGACGATATGAAAAATTCCTGGTGCAATAACCGTGCAACCAGAGATTGTGGTTTTCATCAGAGGGCTGTGAAACACTGCAGCATTTTAATGTTTCTGGGCCGGTCCACGTTTTTTTTAACTCTGGCTTCTTCCTCTCCTTTGTCCTTCTAGGTACTTGTACAGCGATGAGATCGAGCTCAATTCGGAAACAGTCGTGGGGACGCTCTACGCAGCCAAGAAGTACCTCGTGTCTGCGCTGGTTAGCGCTTGCGTGCGCTTCCTGGAGTCGAGGCTGGAAGCGGGTAATGCTTTTGCACTGCTCTCTCACTGTCGCGCACTGGACGAGTCCGAGCTGGCGCAGAGCTGCTGGCGGGTCATCGACGCCCAGGCTGAGCTGGCGCTAAGATCCGACGGCTTCCTCCAAATCGACTCGGGTACGTTAGAGAGCGTCCTGCGACGCGACTCACTAAACGCTAACGAATCTGCCGTGCTGCAGGCGGCACTGGCGTGGGCTGAGGCAGAGTGCCAGCGGCGTGGCACGAGCGCCACGGCTTCAAGCAAGCGAGCCGTGTTAGGTGAAGCGCTGCACCTTTTACGCTTCCCTGCCATGACGCTAGCAGAGTTTGCTAATGGCGTGGCGCAGTTTGACTTCCTGACCCCGCAGGAGACACGCGATATCTTCCTCTGGTTCACCGCAGCTGAGAAACCGCGGCTGGATTTTCCCGTGTCGCCGAGGACGGGGCTCGAGCCGCAGCGATGCAGCCGGTTCCGGTCCTCGGCGTACCGGAGCAATCAGTGGCGATACCAAGGACGATGTGACAGCATCAGGTTCGCGGCTGATCAGCGCGTTTTCATGGCTGGACTTGGACTTTACGGATCCAGCGAACGGGAATGTGAGTACGGTGTCCAGATCGAGCTGAAGAGACAAGAAGAGATGCTTGCACAGAGGTTGACGAAGTTCGTGTCGGACGGTTCGAGCTCAGCGTTCGTCGTGTTTTTCGAGCAGCCGGTGCAGGTGGAACCGGACGTTTTCTACACGGTCAGCGCCGTTCTGGACGGAACCGAGCTTAGCTACTTCGGACAAGACGGCATGACGGAGGTCCGCTGCGGAAAAGTCACCTTCCAGTTCCAGAGCTCGTCCGACAGCACCAACGGGACGGGGGTGGAGGCGGGGCAGATCCCAGATCTCGTCTTCTACACGTGAGGACTTGGACCGGTCCATTACGGACCTGGATTTGAGGATACTCGATTACATAACTAGGACACTATGAAATAGGACAGTAAGAGGTACGAGTGATTACATTCTCCGGACTGACGACACTGGGACAGAAACGAGGGGGGGAAATTCCTCAAGTTTTCTTCTACACAAGAGGATTTGGACCAGTCCATTTCAGAGATGACCTGGATTAGAGAATGGCTAATTCCATAACTAGGACACTAAGATGCCTGCGTGAGACGGCGGAGGGTGGGACAGATTCCCATAGTCGACTGTACACGTGAGGATTTGGACTGGTCCATTTCACAGAGAATTACGGGGGTCTAAGGAGATTTAATTCCAGAAATAGGACTTCTCACATTTTCAAAGGAATGCTCTTcaatcttatttatttctttaagcttattattttattctgtatatCTTAATTTAAAcccattttactttttttttttttttttttaaattactatcACACAGAAATATCTGCCTGTGAACAGTGACGTTGGATTGTACTGCTCTGAAAAGCGTGTCTCTttctaatgtgttttatttatttattgtttattttcttaacaGCTTGACGCTGGCTGAGAGAATACGGAGGTTGAAAGTATCTGCAGAGCTGCAGATTAGCAATTcattacttaaaataaaatgtaaaataagccACAGGAGATCTAAGTGGTCTGATGAGCCTGATTTTCTACTTTTTTATATGATGATATAAAGTGAGACAGCaaggggggtgtgtgtgggtgtgggtgtgtgtgtgtgcgcgcgcagtGCCACAGCGCCCTCTGGGTCTAAACAGGAACACTGCATTCACACAgacaccacacaacacacacctgactTTTTGGTCTATATGATTTCTTTGAGCAAAGCAATTACTCAATgcatcagcagtgtgtgtgtgtgtgtgtgtgtgtgtgtgtgtgtgagtgaaagtaTGATGTATGAAAGGTTTACCTATGGCTGGAGCGTTGATGCAGAGTTCTCTAGCCAACACCAGGAACGTTCTTCCCAGCACGTACACATTGACCTGCAGAGGACAAGAATCAGGACGAGGACAATTACAGGAACGAGGAAAACAAGTGTTTCTTCTCCAGACCACAGATTCAGTCCTGATATTGATTTTCAGTacttcatattgttttattttcctactctaacctcctctctctctctctctctctctctctctctctctctctctcacacacacacacacacacacacacacacacacacacacacccactcccCTCCATCTGGGCCCATTAAAGGGAATTCCTTGGAAGAGCAGTAAGAGGTCATGACCTTTTTTAAACGTGGGAGGGTTTCCATACACACTCCTGACCCCACAGGGAAAACTCTTCCTCAGGCCAGAAAAGGAAGGAATTTATAGatcaatttgtgtgtgtgtgtgtgtgtgtgtgtgtgtgtaaaacatgtaTACCATGACAGCTACCCTCACACAAACTCGTTCAATTGCTTTAATGTGGCTGTCACAATGAATTTCACTCTTCAAATACCATTTAAattaagatatttatttattcaaaagaaaaaaaaccctcacactTGAATGTCCAAGAGAAATCTTGTAACACTGTATGACACCTCCTGAAGCACCTGCCTTCACCGAGCGAGcgttaatttaaattaaacccTCTTACActgtaagattaaaaaaagaaattgttgaTGCACAGCCGTGAATAAAACCCGTGCCAAAAAGCTTACATAGTTTCTGTACATGCCACAAGCCCACAGATTCACCCTTCTTTGTATACTgagggcattttttttttttaataataagatTGCCTGTCAAAATATGCCACCTATATAAATTTTAATGCTGGAAGCACTTCCTGACATGATCATTTACACTGTCAGAATCTGGTAATGATCATTTTGTGCTGGAGTCAAtttctgggagaaaaaaaacaaaaataaagtagCACATTAGTTTGCTTTCGGTATTGTTTTACAGACTTCATGTACGCATTGTTAAGACAGTCTGATAAGGAAGGACAAGTCGTTAGAATACAGACCTGATGTAAGTCTATCGCAACAGACTCGTTTATCTTCATGTCACCTGAAGCAGGTTGATATCGTGTTCAGAAATTTTCAACACACAGTTATTAAAGTCATAATTTCTCTTTGTGTATCTAGAATAGCGTTCTGTTGGGCATGTAGAGAACAGATCCCGGCTAAGAAACCTAAAACTCGAGCTAAATATCAGTgataagaaaacataaataaatacaaacgaGTCTGAAATGTTAACGTTAATGTTCCTGATTAAATGCTGATCTTCTCTGGTTTATGTGATACAAAgtcattcaaattcaaatgtcatttttaacacacacacacacacacacacacacacacaacctgagGCCAACATCAATATCCTGCAATATCACTCAGACTAAAATGAAGAGGTGTGTGACACTGTATTAATCCCTTTAATTGCAGCTAATCTGCAAaaaatacgcacacacacacaccattcatcGAAGTTATGTTCACAGGAAATACAAGCTGATAAGGAGTATTAAACTCACCTGCAGCAGATCGCTAAGATCCAACAGCATGTCTGATACAGCTCAGTTAAAGAACCGGGCcggaaaaaacacacatccgGTCAAATCTTTCCTGATTCATGAGGATAAAATATTGCATTCTGTATTAATTCAGTGTCTAGCTACGGTTTCTGACAGAATCTCAGCCATTTTAATAATCAGTTCTAATAATAATACggcgtgtcccaaaagtctccatacagagggaaaatgaacactttttaccaaaatgtcttccaacATGTTTCCTACAGTGTttagattatatatttatttcagatagtttttaaaaatgcctttgacaaaagaaggaCGTATTGAAATCTTTCTCTTTggtggatcaggaagctgtcgcaaggttgcgatggacgtGCGGTTACACGCGTTACAGCAGATGTGTGGACACGAGTTCATCCTGAGTGCGAGAgacgactccgtgtgtgtttactaAGAAACGGCGATCACGTAGAGGAGGTTTTGTAAATCAAGTTACATTTCGCTAAAAAGTGGAAGTTTCCCATAGGTACTTCCCCACAGAAAAATTTCCCCTAGGTATAGAGACTTTTGAAATACCctgtatttagatttaaaaaaaaaaagaaaaaaagaaaaagaaaaaacagatagTTGTTACTACATtgttattctgattggtcaaggaACTGtctattacccataatgcactgcgaGGTGCTGAAAGTGAGAATTTGGTAGCGGATTTGGTTCATCAGCGTGCACTTTCCATTGTGCACTTGCtaaatttgaaaatgtgaagaaaaaaaacctgaaagatCTCAAAATTCAGAAAACCTGTAGAATACTGTTTGGTCTGAGACGGAATCTTTGGTCTGCTGATAAAGATGAAAAACGTTTTCTTTCACACATGCGTTAAAAAACATCATCTTCAGCATTTTCACACAGCTCTATTTACCAGAAACACAGATTTCAgttaaaactgaaatgtttgAAGAGAAACACAGCCACCATCTTCTCTATTCTTGAGCAAATCTTTTGACTCAGGATCTGTGTTTATAATTAAGACGTTCCTTTTAAGACTATTTAAATGATTGCTAACATTACTAACATTAACACGATTAATACGATGCATCCATTACACAAAAACTGAACTGCGTAAAATCATTTGCGTCACACAGAAGGAGCTCAGTGTAGACGAAATATCGATAAATCATAACAACACTGCTTTAATCTTCACGCTTGAACATGAAGCGTGATTAATCACATCACACGGAAACGTTAATACGGATCCttcacaataacaacaaattaAAGCGTGCGATGTATCATTATCACAAACGCCGATACTGTGCTACTGATTAACAAACTCATTAACCACAACGTAACCTCGCCAACCTGCGACTCAACCGTCTCCTGGCAACCTTCGCCATGGAGACAGGCACACCTGTGCAACCAGGCGCTAGTGGATTAATCACAAAGACCATTAAGGGATTAGTCACCGTGGCAACAGACAGATAATCCACAACTGAGAGACTGATGATGAAACGACTGACTATTATgggatacacacacatgcacagacacacacacacacacacacacacacacacacatatatatatatatatatatatatatatatatatatatatatatatatagataggtagatagatagataagcatTGCACTTTATACTATAAGAAcatctttaaacacacatttatactcATGACACTCATCCAGGTGTGTAAGAGTATATTAGTGTGcgaaacacacattttttttgttacaatcAGTTAGCAAAGTTTGGTGTGTGAAGTTTGATTCTTTAGTCTCATACTGCAGATCGCACGACGCTGAACTGCTACCTATAACTTCCACTGCGCAGCCACGTTAGCTTCCTCACTCCAGAACaaaacaaaggggaaaaaatgtcagaCACAAAACATCTCCAGGCTGATCAACTTCATTCGGGTCGTATGTTTAATTTTCCGCTGAACTCTTCCTCTAACGATCGAGCCGTTTCACTTCAGAGGCAGAATGTATAATTCACAAAGCCCTAAGCTGCTGAGCTTCTGCGACTCGC
This sequence is a window from Pangasianodon hypophthalmus isolate fPanHyp1 chromosome 3, fPanHyp1.pri, whole genome shotgun sequence. Protein-coding genes within it:
- the btbd6a gene encoding BTB/POZ domain-containing protein 6-A codes for the protein MRSKAVGSGTVRLEAAEGEWSRPRSFPVIAEESCGHHGRIMKGLTFFLLLPAALKQSRKAAKGSGRAPTCLTAGAASLRKMKPAAELQEVTGNSGSSALTLPEEERRSPAEQSDSTAEENRAGETHTQRGHTHTNLRDRNAVMFNNEHMADVHFIVGPPGATHKVPAHKYVLAVGSSVFSAMFYGDLAEGDSEIQIPDVEPAAFLILLKYLYSDEIELNSETVVGTLYAAKKYLVSALVSACVRFLESRLEAGNAFALLSHCRALDESELAQSCWRVIDAQAELALRSDGFLQIDSGTLESVLRRDSLNANESAVLQAALAWAEAECQRRGTSATASSKRAVLGEALHLLRFPAMTLAEFANGVAQFDFLTPQETRDIFLWFTAAEKPRLDFPVSPRTGLEPQRCSRFRSSAYRSNQWRYQGRCDSIRFAADQRVFMAGLGLYGSSERECEYGVQIELKRQEEMLAQRLTKFVSDGSSSAFVVFFEQPVQVEPDVFYTVSAVLDGTELSYFGQDGMTEVRCGKVTFQFQSSSDSTNGTGVEAGQIPDLVFYT